The window TTATTTCTACCATGTTCCGTCCCAGTTCAAGGCCTTTATCGACCGAAGTCAGAGCTTCTATCTGCGCCGTGAGGGGGGGGATCAAACCCTGCTCGATTTGCCTCGTCGGCCAGCTTGGGTGGTCATGTTCGCAGCCAGGCCCAAGGGAGAGAAGTTGTTCGAGGGGGCCTTGCTGACCCTGAAATATTTTTTGCGGACCTTCAACCTCGACATCCAGGAGAGGATGCTTCACCTCGGCAAGGAAGGTCCTCTGGATCTGGATGGAGACGGAAAGGCCGTGGGCGACATGGTGGCCGCTGGACGACGGGCATGGGAAGAATTCGGGGCCTGACCGGAGGGACGGGGGCGATTCTGGCCGTGTTGGGCCGAAGGTGCCGATCCTGCGGCCGGGTCTCCGGGGTCGGGCCGGATGGGCTGTGCGAGGACTGCGGTCGGGATTTGGCCCCAAGAACAGGCGGCTATTGCCCGCGGTGCGGCGAGCTGTACGACGATTCCGAAAGTTCGCCCCATCCCTGCGCCGAATGTCTGCGAGCCGCCCCGCCTTGGTCCGGTTTTTTCTTTCACGGTGAGTACACGGGGAGGCTTCGGGAGATGATTCTGGGCCTCAAGTTCAATGACCGGATCGGGACCCTGGCCCTGCTCGGGTCGTTTCTGGCCCGGGCCGGGAGAACGGCGGGCCTGGGCGGCGTGGACGTGGTGCTTCCGGTGCCTCTGCATTACAAGAGGTTGCGCGAGAGGGGGTACAATCAGAGTTTGGAACTGGCCCGGGCCCTGGCCCGCGAACGGGGCTGGCCTTTGGACGCCCATGGCCTGGTTCGAGTTCGGCAGACCATTCCCCAGACCGGGCTGACCAGGGCCGGGC is drawn from Deltaproteobacteria bacterium and contains these coding sequences:
- a CDS encoding ComF family protein translates to MGRIRGLTGGTGAILAVLGRRCRSCGRVSGVGPDGLCEDCGRDLAPRTGGYCPRCGELYDDSESSPHPCAECLRAAPPWSGFFFHGEYTGRLREMILGLKFNDRIGTLALLGSFLARAGRTAGLGGVDVVLPVPLHYKRLRERGYNQSLELARALARERGWPLDAHGLVRVRQTIPQTGLTRAG